The Pantanalinema sp. sequence CCGCTCTTCTTCGCCACGGCCATGATCCTCGGCGGCTACGGTCTCGGGATCTTGGTCGAGAGCCACACCGGCCGGCCGACCAAGATCGAGGGCAACCCCGGCCACCCGGCGAGCCTCGGGGCGGCGAGCGCTCTTGCCCAGGCCTCGATCCTCGGGCTCTACGACCCGGATCGCTCAGCGGTCGTGACGGAGCGCGGTGCGATCGCCACCTGGGAAGGCTTTCTCCAGGCCGTGACCGGCGAGCTTGCGGCGAAGCGCGCCACACAGGGGGCCGGCATCCGTCTCTTGAGCGAGACCGTGACCTCGCCGACCCTCTCGAGCCAGATCGCTTCCTTCCTGAAGCGCTTTCCGAAGGCCCGGTGGCATCAGTACGAGCCCCTGGCGTCGAGCGAGGCTCTTGCCGCTTCGATCATGGCCTACGGGCAGCCCCTCGAGACCCACTACCGCCTGGATCGCGCGAAGGTCGTCTTGAGCCTGGATGCGGATTTCCTCGCCTCGGGGCCCGCGAGCCTGCGTGATGCATGGGACTTTGCTGCGGGGCGCAGGGTCGCCTCGCCCCAGGCCGCAATGAACCGGCTCTACGCCGTCGAGGCGTGTCCCAGCCTCACCGGAGCCATGGCCGATCACCGCCTCGCGCTCGCCCCGAGCGCGATCGCTTCCTTGGCGGCAGCCCTTGCCGGTCGGCTCGGGGTCGCCCTGGCCGGGATCCCCCCCGAGCTCCCCGCGCCGGTCGATGAACGCTGGTTCGATGCCCTGGCGCGCGATCTGCTCGCGCATCCGGCCCAGAGCCTCATCGTGGCCGGTCCTCACCTTGGCGCCGAGGTGCAGGCGCTGGTGCATGCGATGAACGAGGCCCTCGGTAACGTTGAAAGCACCGTCGTCCATACGGCGCCCGTCGCGGCCCGGCCGGAGGATCAGCTTGCCTCCTTGCGGGAGCTGGCCACGGCCATGCGCACGGGCGAGGTCGACGTGCTCGTGATCCTCGGGGGCAACCCTGCGTACACGGCCCCGGCGGATCTGGCCTTCGGCGAGGCGCTCTCGAAGGTGCGCCAGAGCATCCACCTGAGCCTCTACCAGGACGAAACCACCGCTTTGTGCCGCTGGCACCTGCCGGCAGCGCACGACCTGGAAGCCTGGGGTGACGTTCGTGCCTTCGATGGCACCGTCTCACTGGTGCAGCCCCTCATCGCGCCGCTCTACGGGGGGAAATCGGCCGTGGAGCTGCTCGGGGTGCTCAACGGCGAGCCGAATGCCGACGCGCTTTCGCTCGTGCGCGCCGAGTGGCGGCGCCGGCACCGGGGGGCGGACTTCGAGCCCTTCTGGAGCGGGGCGTTGCAGGCGGGCGTGGTGCCCGGGACGGCCGAGAAGGCGAGGGCGGGCCTCAAGCTCAGGCCGCAGCGCTTCGAGCTGCCCGCTCGGACCGAGCCGAGCGGGCTTGAGGTCCTGTTTCGCCCCGATCCGACCGTCTACGACGGGCGCTTCGCCAACAACGCCTGGCTTCAAGAGCTGCCCAAGCCCCTGACCCAGCTCACCTGGGACAACGCGGCCCTGCTTGCGCCCGCGACGGCCGAGCGCCTGGGCCTTTCGAGCGAAGACGTGGTCGAGCTTTGCTACCGGGGCAGGACCCTGCGCGCCCCGGTCTGGGTGATGCCGGGGCATGTGCCGGAGGCGGTGACGTTGCCGCTCGGGTACGGGCGGGCGCGAAGCGGCAACGTCGGGACGGGGATCGGCTTCAACGCCTACGCGCTGCGCACCTCCGAGGCGCCTTGGTCCGACGGCGGGCTGGAAATCCGAAAGACCGGCGAGCGCCACGCGCTGGCGAGCACCCAGCACCACCACGCCATGGCTTCTCCCGAGCCGGTGCGCGAGGGGCTGATCGACGCTTATCGCGCCGATCCGGCCTTCCTGCACGACGATCCGCTGCGCCTGACGACGTTGTTTCCCAGGAAGCCATCGGAGGGCCATGCCTGGGGGATGGCCATCGACCTGAACGTCTGCATCGGTTGCAACGCCTGTATTTCAGCCTGTCAGGCGGAGAACAACATCCCCGTCGTCGGAAAGGAGCAGGTCGAGCGGAGTCGCGAGATGCACTGGCTGCGCGTCGATCGCTACTACGAGGGCGGGCTGGACGATCCAAGGACCGTCTTCCAGCCCGTGCCGTGCATGCACTGCGAAGAGGCCCCTTGCGAGCTGGTCTGCCCCACGGCGGCCACGGTGCACAGCACCGAGGGGCTCAACGACATGGCCTACAACCGCTGCATCGGCACGCGCTACTGCTCGAACAACTGTCCCTACAAGGTTCGGCGCTTCAACTTCCTCGAGTACGCGGACTTCAAGACGCCCAGCCTGAAGCCCATGCGCAACCCGGACGTGAGCGTGCGCAGCCGAGGGGTCATGGAGAAGTGCACCTACTGCGTCCAGCGCATCAGCGCCGCTCGGATCGATGCGCAGGCCGAGGGGCGCGCCATTCGCGACGGCGAGGTGGTCACGGCGTGCCAGGCCACCTGCCCCACCCGGGCCATCGTGTTCGGTGACCTCGGCGATCCGAAGAGCGAGGTTTCAAGGCGCAAGGCTGAGCCCCTCAACTACGCGCTGCTGGGCGAGCTCAACACCCGTCCGCGCACGACCTACTTGGCCAGGCTCCGCAACCCCAACCCCGCGATCGAAGCGCAGTAGCCCATGGCGCGTCAGGAGCCTAATCGCAAGCGCCCGCCGCTCATTCGAGCGGGCTACACCCTTGCCTCGGTCGCCGATGAGGTGAGCGGCCTGGTCCTCAGGCGCTCGCTCACCTGGAACTGGATGCTCGGCTTCGGCCTCGCCTTGCTCCTGGTGGGGATGCTTGCGATCGCCGTCGCGGTGCTCTTCTACCGGGGGGTGGGGATCTGGGGGATCAACATTCCCGTGGCGTGGGGCTTCGCCATCGGGAACTTCGTCTGGTGGATCGGGATCGGCCATGCGGGAACCCTGATCTCGGCCTTCCTGCTCCTGATGCGCCAGAAGTGGCGCACCTCGATCAACCGATCCGCCGAGGCCATGACCCTGTTCGCCCTGGTCTGCGCGGCCCTGTTCCCGCTCCTGCACCTTGGGCGGCCGTGGTACGCCTACTGGCTCATCCCCTACCCAAACACCATGGGGCTCTGGCCCCAGTTCCGCAGCCCGCTGGTCTGGGACTTCTTCGCCGTCCTGACCTACCTGACGGTCTCCTTCCTCTTCTGGTACGTGGGCATGATCCCTGACCTTGCGACCCTGCGCGATCGCGCGAGGCACCCCTTCCAGCGCTTGACGTTCGGGGTGCTCGCCATGGGCTGGCGCGGATCTGCCCGTCACTGGCACCGCCACCAAACGGCTTACTTGCTCCTGGCGGCACTCGCCACCCCCCTGGTCATCTCGGTCCACTCCATCGTCAGCCTCGACTTCGCCGCGGCCATCGTCCCTGGCTGGCACTCGACCATCTTCCCGCCCTACTTCGTGGCTGGGGCCGTCTTCTCCGGCTTCGCCATGGTCCTGACGCTTCTCATCCCGCTGCGCGCGGCCTACGGTCTCGAGGGTCTCATCACCATGCGCCACGTGGAGCTGCTGGCCAAGATGCTGCTCGCGACCGGGCTCATCGTCGATTACAGCTACGTGATGGAGGTCTTCACCGCCTGGTACGGCGGCAACCCTTACGACTGGTCGCTGATGCTCGACCGGATGACGGGGGCCTACGCGCCGATCTTCTGGGCGGTGATGCTCTGCAACGTGGGCGTCCTGCAGCTCCTGTGGTGGCCCCGGGTGCGCGCAAACCCGGCGTGGCTCTTTGCGATCGCGCTGGTCGCCAACCTCGGGATGTGGATGGAACGGGTCATGATCGTGATCACGAGCCTGCATCACGACTTTCTGTCGTCGCGCTGGACGATGTACTACCCCACCGTCTGGGACTGGGCGACGCTCGTCGGCACCGTCGGCCTCTTCTTCTTCCTCTTCTTCCTGTTCATCCGGCTGCTGCCGGTGATCTCCATCTCGGAGGTGCAGAAGCTGGTCGTGGAGGAGGGAAGATGAGCGAGCAAGCCCTGTACGGCGTCATGGCGTGCTTCGAGACCCAGGAGGAAGTGCTCGATGCGGCCAAGCATGCTCGTGCGGCCGGGTATCGCCGGATGGACGCCTT is a genomic window containing:
- the nrfD gene encoding NrfD/PsrC family molybdoenzyme membrane anchor subunit, with the protein product MARQEPNRKRPPLIRAGYTLASVADEVSGLVLRRSLTWNWMLGFGLALLLVGMLAIAVAVLFYRGVGIWGINIPVAWGFAIGNFVWWIGIGHAGTLISAFLLLMRQKWRTSINRSAEAMTLFALVCAALFPLLHLGRPWYAYWLIPYPNTMGLWPQFRSPLVWDFFAVLTYLTVSFLFWYVGMIPDLATLRDRARHPFQRLTFGVLAMGWRGSARHWHRHQTAYLLLAALATPLVISVHSIVSLDFAAAIVPGWHSTIFPPYFVAGAVFSGFAMVLTLLIPLRAAYGLEGLITMRHVELLAKMLLATGLIVDYSYVMEVFTAWYGGNPYDWSLMLDRMTGAYAPIFWAVMLCNVGVLQLLWWPRVRANPAWLFAIALVANLGMWMERVMIVITSLHHDFLSSRWTMYYPTVWDWATLVGTVGLFFFLFFLFIRLLPVISISEVQKLVVEEGR
- a CDS encoding TAT-variant-translocated molybdopterin oxidoreductase; this encodes MKRFDMDWEGLRDRLSLGKGRGYWRSLEELADSPEVEALLLREFPDRASEWAEPLSRRRFLQVMGASLALAGLSACARPASKLVPYVRQPEAIIPGRPLFFATAMILGGYGLGILVESHTGRPTKIEGNPGHPASLGAASALAQASILGLYDPDRSAVVTERGAIATWEGFLQAVTGELAAKRATQGAGIRLLSETVTSPTLSSQIASFLKRFPKARWHQYEPLASSEALAASIMAYGQPLETHYRLDRAKVVLSLDADFLASGPASLRDAWDFAAGRRVASPQAAMNRLYAVEACPSLTGAMADHRLALAPSAIASLAAALAGRLGVALAGIPPELPAPVDERWFDALARDLLAHPAQSLIVAGPHLGAEVQALVHAMNEALGNVESTVVHTAPVAARPEDQLASLRELATAMRTGEVDVLVILGGNPAYTAPADLAFGEALSKVRQSIHLSLYQDETTALCRWHLPAAHDLEAWGDVRAFDGTVSLVQPLIAPLYGGKSAVELLGVLNGEPNADALSLVRAEWRRRHRGADFEPFWSGALQAGVVPGTAEKARAGLKLRPQRFELPARTEPSGLEVLFRPDPTVYDGRFANNAWLQELPKPLTQLTWDNAALLAPATAERLGLSSEDVVELCYRGRTLRAPVWVMPGHVPEAVTLPLGYGRARSGNVGTGIGFNAYALRTSEAPWSDGGLEIRKTGERHALASTQHHHAMASPEPVREGLIDAYRADPAFLHDDPLRLTTLFPRKPSEGHAWGMAIDLNVCIGCNACISACQAENNIPVVGKEQVERSREMHWLRVDRYYEGGLDDPRTVFQPVPCMHCEEAPCELVCPTAATVHSTEGLNDMAYNRCIGTRYCSNNCPYKVRRFNFLEYADFKTPSLKPMRNPDVSVRSRGVMEKCTYCVQRISAARIDAQAEGRAIRDGEVVTACQATCPTRAIVFGDLGDPKSEVSRRKAEPLNYALLGELNTRPRTTYLARLRNPNPAIEAQ